Proteins encoded in a region of the Tubulanus polymorphus chromosome 10, tnTubPoly1.2, whole genome shotgun sequence genome:
- the LOC141912250 gene encoding release factor glutamine methyltransferase-like — protein sequence MEATFQEKLAKRTAMFEEGRELIENNQKLITEDGGRREFEFCGEKFVNFLDVFYLDGHQTQALNLPEETEEGARFLEIGCGTGCISVIHYLRNKSKLSYVLATDINQQAIENARANFERHAIPGEVRYSDVYESIREGEKFDMIFWNAPYSFVPIEKADHLTMLDRSMADPGYEAIGRFVTEAHEHLRPGGKVIMGFSAGYGMLEVLDEKAKKANLKLKRIWHELGKIGDIVEESELWQILPIGAVE from the coding sequence ATGGAGGCAACCTTTCAAGAAAAACTCGCTAAACGGACCGCGATGTTCGAAGAGGGTCGAGAACTGATCGAAAATAACCAGAAATTAATAACAGAAGACGGAGGGCGACGCGAGTTTGAATTTTGCGGCGAAAAATTCGTTAATTTTCTCGACGTTTTCTACCTCGATGGTCACCAGACGCAGGCGTTGAATTTACCGGAAGAGACGGAAGAGGGCGCTAGATTTCTTGAAATCGGATGCGGAACTGGTTGCATCAGTGTCATACATTATTTACGCAATAAGTCGAAGCTTAGTTACGTGTTGGCCACCGACATCAACCAGCAAGCTATAGAGAATGCTAGGGCGAATTTTGAGCGACACGCCATTCCGGGAGAGGTGCGGTATTCCGACGTTTATGAAAGCATTCGCGAAGGCGAAAAGTTTGATATGATCTTCTGGAATGCGCCCTATAGTTTCGTGCCGATCGAGAAGGCTGATCATCTAACGATGTTGGACCGATCTATGGCCGACCCCGGCTATGAGGCCATCGGTCGATTCGTAACCGAGGCCCACGAACACCTACGCCCGGGCGGTAAGGTTATCATGGGTTTCTCCGCTGGGTACGGTATGCTCGAAGTTCTCGACGAGAAAGCGAAGAAAGCAAACTTGAAACTGAAGAGAATATGGCACGAATTGGGAAAAATTGGCGACATCGTCGAAGAATCGGAATTGTGGCAAATTCTACCGATCGGCGCCGTAGAGTAA